CCGTAATAATATATGGGTAAGTACTCCTAATGGTTTATCAAGCATTTTTATCGATCGTTCGGCAGGCAAGCTCAAGTTTCGTTTTGTTAACTATAACGAAACAGAAGGGCTACAAGGGCGGGAGTTTACCGAAAACTCATCGTACAAAACCAAGACAAGGGAGCTGCTGTTTGGAGGCGGCAATGGGTTTAATATTTTCAAAACTTCAAATATCCTAAATAACACCAATCCGCCAAATTTGGTCTTTACCGATTTGCAAATCTTTAACCAGTCGGTAAAGGTTGGTGATAAGGTGAACGGTTCGGTAATATTAACGCAGTCTATCGTGGATTTAAAAGACCTTAAGCTAAAATATAATGACAACGTTTTTGCTATAGAATTTGCGGCTCTTAATTATTTTAACCCCAATAAAATAAATTACCAATACCGAATGGATGGATTTGATAAGCGGTGGATAAACGCCGATAACAAGGTTCGCAAAGCCACTTATACCAACCTGGACCCGGGCGACTATGTGTTCAGAGTTCGCGCTGGCAACAACGAAAGCTGGAACGGGAAGGAACTTACGTTAAATATCAATATATCGCCGCCATTTTGGAAAACCACCTGGGCTTACATCTTATATACATTATTGGCGGTAGGCTCATTGTTATATCTAAGAAGAAGAGGCATCCAAAAAATACGTACGCAATTTTCTATCGAGAAGGAGCGGGAAGAGGCGCAGCGGATGCACGAGCTGGATTTAATGAAGATTAAATTTTTCACCAACGTAAGCCATGAGTTCCGCACGCCCCTATCGCTTATTATGGCCCCGGTGGACAAGATCCTGAAACAAATTGCCGAACCTGAAGTGCAACGGCAGCTGATGCTGGTAAACCGTAATGCCAAACGCCTGCTAAACCTGGTAAATCAATTGCTTGATTTCAGGAAGATGGAGTACCAGGAATTAAAACTGCATAAGATGAACGGCGACATTATTGGCTTTATAAAAGACCTTTCGCTTGCATTTACCGATGTGGCCGATCAAAAAAGTATCCGTTTTATTTTCGATTCAGAAATAGATACCTACTACACAAGCTTTGACCATGATAAAATAGAGCGGATCATGTTCAATTTGCTCTCAAATGCCTATAAGTTTACCCATGAGGGAGGGCAGGTAAGCGTTTTAATTAACCTGATTGATAAAAAGGATACTGGTGAGCATTTGTTAGAAATAAGGGTTATTGACACAGGTATCGGCATTGCTGCCGATAAGCTGAACCGGATCTTCGATCCCTTTTTTCAGAACGACCTACCCGGATCAATGCTTAACCAGGGCAGCGGCATAGGCCTATCTATAACCAAAGAATTTGTTAAGCTGCACGAGGGGGAGATATATGTTGAGAGCGAATTTAACCAAGGCAGTTGCTTTACGGTATTATTGCCGCTGGTGCAATTGGATATCAGTGTTTTAACAGATACGATGATGCCGTTTGAACATTCCACTGAACTTTCTCCGTTATATAGTTTGCCCAAAATCGACTCCCTAAAAGACAACAGGGATAGCAAAAGGCCAACAGTGTTATTGGTTGAAGACAATGACGATTTCAGGTTTTACATTAAAGACAATTTAAAGTCGGCATTCAACGTGATTGAGGCCGAAAACGGAAAAAAGGGCTGGCAAAAGGCCCTGGCGCAACACCCTAACCTGATTGTAAGCGATATCAGCATGCCCGAGATGAACGGTATCGACCTTTGTTTAAAAATAAAAAATGATAAACGAACCTCGCACATCCCGGTAATACTATTAACGGCCTTAACAGGCGAAGACCAGCAATTAAAGGGATTAGAAACCGGTGCAACAGATTACCTTACCAAGCCTTTTAACTTCGAGATACTACAATCAAAAATCAGGAATATACTGAGCCAGCAGGAAAGCATGCGTAAAACCTATACCAAACAGGTAGAGGTAAGCCCTACTGAAATGCATATCGATTCGCCGGACGAGCAGTTTATGAAAAAGGTACTAATTTTGATTGATAGTAATATCTCCAACCCCAATTTCTCGGTCGAGGAATTGAGCAACGAAGTTTTTGTAAGCAGATATACCCTATACAAGAAAATCCTGGCCATGACGGGCAAAACCCCCAACGAGTTGGTTCGGTCGATGAGGTTGAAACGCGCCGCCCAGCTATTGGAAACCGGCCATTTAACCATCTCGCAGATTTGCCATAAAGTAGGCTTCAAAAGCCAGAAATATTTTGTAAAGATGTTTAAAGCCGAGTACAATACCATCCCTTCAAAGTACGCTGAGGCTGCTGAAGAGATAGAATCTTAGCGTGGTGTAAGCCTTATAATGACATGTTTTTAATATGTCGAGGATCCATCAGGATGATCCTGAAAAAAATGGGGATGACGAGCAACGAAATATAGTTAAACCAATGTCCAAAACTACCGTCATTGCGAGGCACGAAGCAATCCCAAACTATGTGGGACTTAGCATGTCGGGGATTGCTCCGTGCAATGCCATGGTTGTTGTGAGGCTCTAAAATTAACATCTCATCCCAATTTCTTCCGGTTTAACTGATCGTGCCTCGTAATAACCCTCTTTTTTAATTATCGCCCCTAAGTGAGTTCAAACAATCAAATCATAAACCTTTTCAAAGGCGATACCGCGTGTCAAAATGTAACACTTTTTTTACGCATCAGCAACAAAGCGTCATCCCGAAAGCCCCGTAAAATAGCCTGTTGACCTCGTTAAAGTGATACTATTTTTTCAGTTCAAAATGTAATGCTAAATCGTTTATGGGGATACATTTGTAACTTCTGCACGTCAATTTTCAATAAATATCTTTAGTTTAATCAATTAAATAATTGATAATCAATATCATATACAAGGTTGACATTTGTACCCCTATTTATCCACAACCGGGTTTGGTTTCGCATATAATTTTACCCTCATTATAAACATGTATTAATGCCCGGCAATAATATTGCCCAGTTTAGTATAAACCTGATAAGCGTATATAACCAATTTTATTAAAGCAATTGTTTGTCATTTATTGATGGGAACAACAGGCGCATAAACATTGATGATTTTCATTAATAACTCTGCACGTGTTAAAAAAAGATGATGGCAATCATAGTAACAGAACCAATAAATCAAATAAAAACCAAATAAACTAAGTAAATCAATTATGCGAAAAATTCTACGAATGGCATTGCTGTTTTTGTCTCTTTTTGTATGCTTCCGGGCAGGGGCGCAAAACCTGGCGACAGTAATCAAAGGAACAGTAACAGACGACAAAGGCATAACCTTGCCCGGGGCTTCTGTCAGGGTAAAAAATAGCCAGGCTTCGGCTATAACAGATAAGGATGGTAATTACAGCATCAGCGTACCCAGTGGCGGTACCGAACTTACTTTCTCGTTTATCGGGATGAAACCGCAAGACGTTGTGATAGGCAAAAAAATTATTATTAATGTTGTATTAGTCAACATGTCTACCGCATTAACCGATGTGGTAGTAATTGGTTACGGCCAGCAAAAGCGCCAGGACGTAAATGGCGCCATATCATCGGTAACCGCCAAGGATATTCAGAATATCCCACAAACAAGCGTCGACCAATTGCTACAGGGTAAAGCCGCAGGTGTTACCGTTACCAACGGTACAGGCGCGCCGGGTAGTTCGGCCTCTGTGCACATCAGGGGGATAACATCTCTTTCGGGTTCAAATGAGCCTTTATATGTAGTTGACGGTGTATACATTGATGGTTCTGCCTATACCACCCAAAATCAAAATAATGGCGAAAATACAGTTAGCCCTCTAAGCTATATTAACCCAAATGATATTGCATCTATTGATATTTTGAAAGATGCATCCGCTACAGCTATATACGGTAGCCGTGGCTCAAATGGTGTTATCATTATTACCACAAAAAAGGGTAAAAACAGTTCGGCTCATTTAAATTACGATGGTTATTACGGCATTCAGCAGCAAGGACATTTCCTTAAAATGATGAACCTACCTCAATACGCCGCTATACAAAACGCGATAGCCGATATTACCGGCATAGGCCGCAGGGGCGAGTTTGCAGATCCCACCGTACTTGGTCCGGGTACCGATTGGCAAAAAGAGGTGTTCAGAACCGCGCCAATGCAAAGCCATAACCTTTCGATGAACGGTGGTAACGAAAACGTAAATTACTATATTTCAGGCGGCTTCCTTAAACAAAACGGTACCATCATAGCGTCAAACTTCAAACGCTACTCTTTCCGTACAAACGTTGAGGGAAAATTGAAGGATTGGTTTAAACTTGGTTCAAATATGACATTAAACCGTACCGACCAAAATATAGGTGCGAGTGATAACGGTGGTATCGTTTACCAGGCATTGTTGAATGCTCCCGATCAGGCGGCCAGCAATCCGGATGGCAGTTATACTGTTGCCCCCGCATCATACGGTAGCAGTGTTTTTATAAGCCCAGTTGCATTGGCATCCTTAAATACCAATAACCTGGTGCGGAGCCAAATAAATGCGAATTTTTACGCCGACATCCGTTTTTTGAAAAATCTGACGTTAAGATCGGAAATTGGCGGCTATGATAATTTTTCAAAAAGTGTATTGTTCTTCCCATCATACACCGTAACATCTCCTACTAATCCTTCGCTTATATATGGCAACCCTATAGCAAGTTTGAGTGAATATACTGATCAGGCTTTAGGATGGAACTGGAAGGAGTACATTACCTACAATCATACGTTTGCCCAAAAACATAATATAACTGCAACAGCAGGTTATGAATTGAATGAAAGCAACTACAACAGCATGAGCGCCGGAACTAATACTTTTTTAAGTAACGACTTACCGACACTTAACCTCGGGGGTGCTAAAATACCTACAATTGGCGAAAACAAGTCGTCTAACACCTTGCAGTCCTTTTATGCCCGTGCAATTTATGACTACGATAACAGGTATAGCCTAACTGCAACTATCCGGTCGGATAGGTCATCAAACTTTGCACAAGGTCACCAAACAGGTTATTTCCCATCTGCTGCCCTTGGCTGGACGATCTCAAACGAATCATTTATGGCCGGCATTAAAAGCGTTGCTGATAATGTGAAATTCAGAATTGGTTACGGTGAGGTAGGTAATCAGAACATACCGGGCTACCAATACGGCTCTGCGCTTAATCCAACAATCACAGGCTTAGGTACAGGTTTTAATGTGTCAAATTATAACAATCCTAACCTTACCTGGCAAACATCTATACAAACTGATATAGGTTTGGATTTCACTTTATTCGGCAGGGTTAACGCAACTGTCGACTGGTATAATAAAACCTCGAAGAAATTCCTTTTCCAGGCACCCTTACCCGAGTTTTTAACCGGCGGCCCCAATTATCTTGGCGGGATCAGCCCGCTTTATGTAAATGGAGGAGAGGTTAGCAATAAGGGTATTGAGTTCAGTATTAATTCAAAAAACATTGTTTCAAAGAATTTCAACTGGAATACTACGGTAACATTTAGCCATTACGTTAACAAAGTTGTTTCTACCTACAACAATAGTATAATTAATGCCAGCGTTACCTCGGGCTTTTTGCAGATCCCGGTTACACGTACGCAAGTTGGCGGCCCTATAGGCGAGTTTTACGGATACACCGTTAAAGGAATATTTAAAACTGAAGACCAGTTGCAAAATGCGCCAATACAATTTGGCCAGCCAACAAGCACTACGCTGGGTGCCCCTGGTGCAACAACTTTAGGTGATATACAATATGTTGATACCAATCATGATGGCAAGATTGATGCAAGCGATATGAGTGCTATCGGTAATCCTAACCCAACCTTTACTTATGGTTTTACCAATAATTTCAGTTATAAAGGTATTGATCTGTCTATATTCCTTTATGGATCTTATGGTGGCAAAGTGCTGAATTACCTGGATTACACTATAGAAGGCCTGAATGGGTTATACACCAATCAACTTGCCGAAGCTGCAAATTACTGGAGCCCATCTAACCCTAATTCCACTATTCCTGCTCCAAAGGGCGGCGTTAACCCAAACCTCAACATGTCAACCAGGTTTTTGCAAAGCGCATCTTTTTTAAGGTTTCAAAATGTACGTTTAGGATATAATGTACCGGCAGCTTGGGCTAAACGTATTGCACTTAGCGGTTTAAAAGTGTATTGCAGTGCACAAAACCTGTTCGTAATAACAGGTTATAAAGGCCTTGACCCCGAAGTTGGCCAGCAAAACCAAAACGTGTTTTTAACCAATGTGGATTTGGGAAGATATCCTTCGCCAAGGGTTATTTCTTTTGGAATAAACGCGGAATTTTAATTTGACCATAAAAGATTTAAAATGAAAGCAAATATTAAATATATAATCAGCGCAACGGTTATTGGTTTTGTTACCATGACAGGCTGTAAAAAAGATTTCTTCAACAGGCCGCCTGAAAATGCGATAGCTATTGACAATTTTTATAAAACCGATGCCCAGGTAGCATCAAGCACACTTAATCTTTATAATTCTCCCTGGTTTAATTATTGCGCCAAACCGGGCTGGGCAGTATGCGAGATGACCGGCGGTAACGGCCGCAGCTATTCATCAGATGTTACCGATTTTGGTAACCTGAACGGCGCCGTTACCAACCTCAATTCGCAAAATGATGCCGCGTGGTCATCATTATGGACAGTTGTGGCGCAAGCTAATGCCCTGATCAATTTAATGCCCCCAAGAGCAGGCGCGGGCGTAACCCCAGCTGTCTTAAACAATGCTTTGGGCGAAGCACATTTTATGCGTGCCATGGCTTATTTTCATATTGTGAGGTTATGGGGAGCCGTGCCTATTATTGAGGATGCCAGTAACTTTTTGACCAATTTCCAGGTAAATAGCAACAGGATAGAAGACATATACACCTTGATGGTTAAGGATATGAAATTTGCTGAAGCAAATTGTACCAAGATGATCAGGACAGGAGCTATCACTCAAGGCCATGTGTCAAGTGGTTCAGCTTCGGCTATGCTGGCCAAATTATACCTGTATATGCAGGATTATCCTAATGCGCTTGCAGAGGCACAAAAAGTAATCAACAGCGGAGAGTTTAAATTATATGGGATAGATCTGCCTAATAAAACTTACAACGATCTGTTTAAAACAGCCAATAATAACAACGAAGAAAGCATTTGCCAGATACAATGGGCTGGCGGTGCATCTTATGGTCACGGAAACCCGGCTCAGGCTTTTTTTGCGGCAAGTGGTATTATTACAGGCACGGGTGATGGCTATAGCGTATTAGGCCCCACTATCGACTTACAAAACTCTTACGAAGGGGGCGATTTACGCCTGCATGCTACTATTATGCAAGCCAAGGATTTTTACCCCGAAATTACGGCAGCGGCCGGAGGTTACACCGTGCCTGATAATATTAATTCCCAGGGTACTGATGCTGCTATTAAAAAATATGTGGTTGGTACACCTGCAGACAATGGCGGTGTTGGCGCGTCGCAATCTGCGGCAAATAACACTTATTTAATGCGTTATGCCGAAGTTTATTTAATTGCAGCAGAAGCAATTGTTGGCAAAAACTCTACCTCGACAGATGCGCAGGCGCTGGCTTATATTAATACAATCAGGAAAAGGGCAAATCTAGCGCCATTAACGGTAATAAAACGTAATCACGTAGTTCCTAATCCTAATTATGATGCCACGTTTAACAATGCTGTTACTAAAACTATTATCCAGGATGATATTTTAACTGAAAGAAGGCATGAATTTGCTATCGAAAACGACTACTGGTTTGACCTTTGCCGCATTGATGGATGGAATGGTATATTGAATAACTCGCACCCGCTTGCTACTCAATTTATAAGCCAGCAGGAACGAGGCACTTATGCCAATGACCGCAAAACTGTTTACCACAGCGCGGTTACACCAAAAAGCACCGACTTTTTATTGCCTATACCAATAAATGAAACAACCGCCGATCCTAAATTATTAGAACCAGCAGTACCATACACTTTTAAATAAATACAGCTATGAAAAATTTAAAATCGATATTTTCTTACTGCATACTTTCGCTCGTGGTGGTATTCAGTATCAGTTCCTGTAAAAAACATGATAGCGGTGGAGATGGCCCTCCGGTTATAACCAGGATACGCACGGTTTATAAAAGCACCCAAACTTCGCAAACCGTTACTGCTTTTGACTCAACTACAACCGACGGGAGTATAGGAACCTTATATGCAGTGATAGGTGATAATTTAAGCACAACTAAAGCTATTTATATTAATGGTGTTTCTATATACTTTAACATAGCTTATTCATCAAACACCACGCTTCAGTTTTCAGTACCTGCCACGGTGCCGTTTAGCAACGACACCACAAGTAATGTACTTACTGTTGTTACTGCCCACGGAAAAGTTAGTACCCCTTTTATAATTGAACAGCCTGTCCCTGACATAACTTCGGTTAGCCAGCTTGCAGGCAACGCCGGCGATGTTATCACCATCACAGGTACAACATTCAATGGCCTTACCAGTGTGGCATTTGGTACGGTACCGGCTACGGTACTTACCAAATCGCCTACTGTAATAACCATAAAAGTGCCATCAGGCGTAACTGCTGCACATCTATTGGTCACCACATCAGCTACTAAAGGCGGTGGTGTAGGTACAGGACCGGTTGTAACTTCGGGCACAAGCTTATTATCCAACAACGTTT
The genomic region above belongs to Mucilaginibacter sp. KACC 22773 and contains:
- a CDS encoding hybrid sensor histidine kinase/response regulator, giving the protein MKFTLNYVNAQNNQFRFSHLDINAGLSHNQVNCIYKDNKGFMWFGTLSGLNKYDGYSFKTFKHVAGDTTTLDDDYIVSINPGPENKLWIETRTGFNIYDPATEKFSKNLKDFMYKIKVYDTYILAIKKDRLGNFWFLEHHKTQGLFKYDPVTKETINLLHKQGDNTSIYSNLVTDLSVDSKGNIWLISSAGVLERLDPKSYKVNYRLKLEQLPAALSTTYKIFIDKQDDIWAFVPSYSKGVFFISPKTKVIKHILKATGSINTDVISDVIQDDKNRIWIATDHGGINILNKQDFTTQYLLNREDDDKTVGQNSITCVYVDDIGIIWCGSYKRGISYYHQNIIKFASYTHHLSDKSSLPFSDVNSFAEDKLGNIWIGTNGGGLIYWDRKTGSFKQYLHNAADKNSLTNNVVVKLFIDHEQKLWIGTYYGGLDCFDGKVFKHYRHSDANANSISEDRVCAITEDSDHNLLVGTLSAGLNVLDKNRNVVAAYRFDGDMNKSSIHSNYISSVIEDRRKNLWIVTAYGLDLLVKKDHQFLHYLHDEKDPNSLINNNTNNILEDKDGLIWISTREGISIFDYKTGKFTNINKLDGLPDNTVIDMQEFSRNNIWVSTPNGLSSIFIDRSAGKLKFRFVNYNETEGLQGREFTENSSYKTKTRELLFGGGNGFNIFKTSNILNNTNPPNLVFTDLQIFNQSVKVGDKVNGSVILTQSIVDLKDLKLKYNDNVFAIEFAALNYFNPNKINYQYRMDGFDKRWINADNKVRKATYTNLDPGDYVFRVRAGNNESWNGKELTLNINISPPFWKTTWAYILYTLLAVGSLLYLRRRGIQKIRTQFSIEKEREEAQRMHELDLMKIKFFTNVSHEFRTPLSLIMAPVDKILKQIAEPEVQRQLMLVNRNAKRLLNLVNQLLDFRKMEYQELKLHKMNGDIIGFIKDLSLAFTDVADQKSIRFIFDSEIDTYYTSFDHDKIERIMFNLLSNAYKFTHEGGQVSVLINLIDKKDTGEHLLEIRVIDTGIGIAADKLNRIFDPFFQNDLPGSMLNQGSGIGLSITKEFVKLHEGEIYVESEFNQGSCFTVLLPLVQLDISVLTDTMMPFEHSTELSPLYSLPKIDSLKDNRDSKRPTVLLVEDNDDFRFYIKDNLKSAFNVIEAENGKKGWQKALAQHPNLIVSDISMPEMNGIDLCLKIKNDKRTSHIPVILLTALTGEDQQLKGLETGATDYLTKPFNFEILQSKIRNILSQQESMRKTYTKQVEVSPTEMHIDSPDEQFMKKVLILIDSNISNPNFSVEELSNEVFVSRYTLYKKILAMTGKTPNELVRSMRLKRAAQLLETGHLTISQICHKVGFKSQKYFVKMFKAEYNTIPSKYAEAAEEIES
- a CDS encoding SusC/RagA family TonB-linked outer membrane protein, producing MRKILRMALLFLSLFVCFRAGAQNLATVIKGTVTDDKGITLPGASVRVKNSQASAITDKDGNYSISVPSGGTELTFSFIGMKPQDVVIGKKIIINVVLVNMSTALTDVVVIGYGQQKRQDVNGAISSVTAKDIQNIPQTSVDQLLQGKAAGVTVTNGTGAPGSSASVHIRGITSLSGSNEPLYVVDGVYIDGSAYTTQNQNNGENTVSPLSYINPNDIASIDILKDASATAIYGSRGSNGVIIITTKKGKNSSAHLNYDGYYGIQQQGHFLKMMNLPQYAAIQNAIADITGIGRRGEFADPTVLGPGTDWQKEVFRTAPMQSHNLSMNGGNENVNYYISGGFLKQNGTIIASNFKRYSFRTNVEGKLKDWFKLGSNMTLNRTDQNIGASDNGGIVYQALLNAPDQAASNPDGSYTVAPASYGSSVFISPVALASLNTNNLVRSQINANFYADIRFLKNLTLRSEIGGYDNFSKSVLFFPSYTVTSPTNPSLIYGNPIASLSEYTDQALGWNWKEYITYNHTFAQKHNITATAGYELNESNYNSMSAGTNTFLSNDLPTLNLGGAKIPTIGENKSSNTLQSFYARAIYDYDNRYSLTATIRSDRSSNFAQGHQTGYFPSAALGWTISNESFMAGIKSVADNVKFRIGYGEVGNQNIPGYQYGSALNPTITGLGTGFNVSNYNNPNLTWQTSIQTDIGLDFTLFGRVNATVDWYNKTSKKFLFQAPLPEFLTGGPNYLGGISPLYVNGGEVSNKGIEFSINSKNIVSKNFNWNTTVTFSHYVNKVVSTYNNSIINASVTSGFLQIPVTRTQVGGPIGEFYGYTVKGIFKTEDQLQNAPIQFGQPTSTTLGAPGATTLGDIQYVDTNHDGKIDASDMSAIGNPNPTFTYGFTNNFSYKGIDLSIFLYGSYGGKVLNYLDYTIEGLNGLYTNQLAEAANYWSPSNPNSTIPAPKGGVNPNLNMSTRFLQSASFLRFQNVRLGYNVPAAWAKRIALSGLKVYCSAQNLFVITGYKGLDPEVGQQNQNVFLTNVDLGRYPSPRVISFGINAEF
- a CDS encoding RagB/SusD family nutrient uptake outer membrane protein, giving the protein MKANIKYIISATVIGFVTMTGCKKDFFNRPPENAIAIDNFYKTDAQVASSTLNLYNSPWFNYCAKPGWAVCEMTGGNGRSYSSDVTDFGNLNGAVTNLNSQNDAAWSSLWTVVAQANALINLMPPRAGAGVTPAVLNNALGEAHFMRAMAYFHIVRLWGAVPIIEDASNFLTNFQVNSNRIEDIYTLMVKDMKFAEANCTKMIRTGAITQGHVSSGSASAMLAKLYLYMQDYPNALAEAQKVINSGEFKLYGIDLPNKTYNDLFKTANNNNEESICQIQWAGGASYGHGNPAQAFFAASGIITGTGDGYSVLGPTIDLQNSYEGGDLRLHATIMQAKDFYPEITAAAGGYTVPDNINSQGTDAAIKKYVVGTPADNGGVGASQSAANNTYLMRYAEVYLIAAEAIVGKNSTSTDAQALAYINTIRKRANLAPLTVIKRNHVVPNPNYDATFNNAVTKTIIQDDILTERRHEFAIENDYWFDLCRIDGWNGILNNSHPLATQFISQQERGTYANDRKTVYHSAVTPKSTDFLLPIPINETTADPKLLEPAVPYTFK
- a CDS encoding IPT/TIG domain-containing protein, which codes for MKNLKSIFSYCILSLVVVFSISSCKKHDSGGDGPPVITRIRTVYKSTQTSQTVTAFDSTTTDGSIGTLYAVIGDNLSTTKAIYINGVSIYFNIAYSSNTTLQFSVPATVPFSNDTTSNVLTVVTAHGKVSTPFIIEQPVPDITSVSQLAGNAGDVITITGTTFNGLTSVAFGTVPATVLTKSPTVITIKVPSGVTAAHLLVTTSATKGGGVGTGPVVTSGTSLLSNNVSSAKQTNSIFGFNTAIFEDGYENGWSDYGWGGGPKDDNTNFRRGTKSRTYSYTGGYDGYVIQPGSGNSVGANTALKFSIFGGKGTTGKNIHLVLNYNFNTAVQITLTEGKWTDYQIPIANWADAGNPVPSSITALVFQEFSGNSSTFSMDDVGLVDVK